A section of the Malus sylvestris chromosome 17, drMalSylv7.2, whole genome shotgun sequence genome encodes:
- the LOC126610104 gene encoding calcium-dependent protein kinase 24-like gives MGSCLCTPAKAGVHHRRRNVIKPLPQNSVHDSSPRKSSVAAVPHHRSIIWVLDKTAGDDIFGKYLFGKELGRGEFGITYRCVHRETGEPFACKTISKSKLKTEIDVEDVRREAEIMRRLPKHLNIVCFKEAYEDREAVYLVMELCEGGELFDRIVAKGHYTERAAANVTRTMLEVCQVCHKHGVIHRDMKPENFLFADSSENAQLKAIDFGLAIFFEPGQRFTEIVGSPYYMAPEVLRRNYGSEVDVWSAGVILYILLCGVPPFWAESEEGIAQAIVRGTIDFERETWKQVSEEAKELVRRMLDPNPHNRLTVEEVLDHPWIRNANQVPNVPLGENVTLRIKQFSLMNKFKKKVLRVVADNLPEDQIGGIRQIFEMMDTDNNGNLTFEELRDGLVKIGHNVADPDVHMLLEAADADGNGTLSCEEFVMVSVHLKKIDSDEFLHQAFGYFDKNNSGYIEFEELREALLDDTLGPANEQVIQDIIFDVDLDKDGRISFEEFKGMMKTGMDWKMSSRQYSRALLNVLSRKLLKDESLQANYNEE, from the exons ATGGGAAGCTGCTTATGCACACCTGCGAAAGCAGGTGTCCACCACAGACGAAGAAACGTCATCAAACCTCTACCTCAAAACAGTGTACATGACTCGTCACCGCGCAAGTCGTCCGTTGCAGCGGTTCCCCATCACCGCAGTATTATATGGGTGCTGGACAAGACTGCTGGTGATGACATCTTCGGCAAGTACCTATTTGGCAAGGAATTAGGGCGAGGGGAGTTTGGAATCACTTACAGATGCGTCCACAGGGAGACGGGGGAGCCTTTTGCCTGCAAGACCATATCGAAGAGCAAGCTGAAGACGGAGATAGATGTCGAGGATGTAAGGAGGGAGGCTGAGATCATGCGCCGTTTGCCTAAGCATCTGAATATTGTCTGCTTCAAGGAGGCTTATGAGGATAGGGAGGCAGTTTATCTTGTCATGGAGCTTTGCGAAGGCGGCGAGCTCTTTGATAGGATTGTGGCCAAAGGGCATTACACGGAGCGCGCTGCAGCCAATGTTACCAGGACAATGCTTGAGGTTTGCCAG GTATGCCACAAGCATGGAGTGATACATAGGGACATGAAACCGGAGAATTTCCTTTTTGCAGATAGTAGTGAAAATGCACAATTGAAGGCAATTGATTTTGGCCTTGCTATATTTTTCGAACCAG GTCAGAGATTCACTGAAATTGTTGGAAGTCCATATTACATGGCTCCGGAGGTGCTACGGCGTAATTATGGATCGGAAGTTGATGTTTGGAGTGCAGGGGTTATCCTATACATCCTACTTTGTGGAGTGCCTCCATTTTGGGCAG AATCTGAGGAAGGAATTGCACAGGCTATTGTTCGGGGTACCATAGATTTCGAGAGGGAGACATGGAAACAGGTTTCGGAGGAAGCAAAAGAACTAGTGAGGCGCATGCTTGATCCAAACCCTCACAACAGGCTCACAGTTGAAGAAGTCCTCG ATCATCCATGGATACGAAACGCAAATCAAGTTCCTAATGTTCCTCTGGGAGAAAATGTCACATTAAGGATCAAGCAGTTCTCGTTAATGAATAAGTTCAAGAAGAAAGTTCTTAGA GTGGTGGCGGATAACTTGCCAGAGGATCAAATAGGTGGAATCAGACAGATATTCGAAATGATGGACACTGACAACAACGGAAACTTGACTTTTGAAGAACTTCGAGATGGTCTTGTGAAGATCGGACACAATGTTGCTGATCCTGATGTGCACATGTTGTTGGAAGCT GCGGATGCTGATGGAAATGGCACACTGAGCTGCGAGGAATTCGTTATGGTGTCTGTTCATTTAAAAAAGATAGACAGCGATGAATTTCTCCATCAAGCTTTTGGCTATTTCGACAAGAATAACAGCGGATATATTGAGTTCGAGGAGTTGAGAGAAGCCTTGCTCGATGACACACTTGGTCCGGCTAATGAGCAGGTTATACAAGACATCATATTCGATGTTGACTTGGACAAG GATGGGCGAATAAGTTTTGAAGAGTTTAAAGGAATGATGAAAACAGGCATGGACTGGAAAATGTCTTCTCGTCAATATTCGAGGGCATTGCTAAATGTACTTAGCCGTAAGTTGTTGAAAGACGAATCGTTACAAGCGAACTACAACGAGGAATAA
- the LOC126610107 gene encoding beta-glucuronosyltransferase GlcAT14A-like, whose protein sequence is MRKYVNHHSARVIGDRNWVIPFITSFIIFITLYFSAISGLFTSPHDGENLSFDIIPFAKSDDTGGYYVESDLKTSLDTNGSSKIGAPRFAYLISGTRGDSHRMMRTLSAVYHPRNQYILHLDLEAPPRERLELASLVRADLTFREVENVRVMSQSNLVTYKGPTMIACTLQAISILLKESSEWDWFINLSASDYPLMTQDDLLHAFSNLSRNINFIEHMQITGWKLNQRAKPIIIDPGLYLSKKSDLALTTQRRSLPTSFKLFTGSAWVMLTRSFLEYCIWGWDNLPRTILMYYTNFVSSPEGYFHTVICNNEEYRHTAISHDLHYIAWDRPPKQHPISLSMKDFDKMVKSNAPFARKFAKDDPVLDKIDKELLGRTSRFAPGGWCIGSPEGGADPCSVRGNDSVFKPGPVSERFQELLRTLLSEDFQRKQCT, encoded by the exons ATGAGGAAGTATGTGAACCATCACTCAGCAAGGGTGATTGGTGATAGGAATTGGGTTATTCCATTCATTACTAGCTTTATCATATTCATTACCCTCTATTTCTCTGCCATTTCCGGGCTATTTACCTCCCCACACGATGGAGAGAATTTGTCATTCGACATTATTCCCTTCGCAAAATCAGATGACACAGGTGGGTATTATGTCGAATCTGATTTGAAAACATCATTGGACACCAACGGGAGTTCCAAAATTGGGGCACCTAGATTTGCGTATCTTATATCGGGCACAAGGGGTGATAGTCATAGGATGATGAGGACTTTAAGCGCGGTGTATCATCCAAGAAATCAATATATCCTGCATTTGGATCTTGAGGCTCCGCCGCGTGAAAGGTTGGAATTAGCAAGTTTAGTGAGGGCTGATCTTACTTTTCGCGAAGTGGAGAATGTGCGTGTTATGTCTCAATCGAATTTGGTGACTTATAAGGGCCCTACGATGATTGCTTGTACTCTGCAAGCCATTTCCATTCTATTAAAGGAGAGCTCAGAGTGGGACTGGTTTATAAACCTCAGTGCATCAGATTATCCTCTCATGACACAAGATG ATTTGCTTCATGCTTTCTCCAATCTTTCCAGAAATATCAACTTTATTGAACATATGCAGATCACTGGATGGAAACT GAACCAAAGAGCAAAACCAATCATAATTGATCCAGGCCTGTACTTATCAAAAAAGTCTGACCTTGCACTAACTACTCAGCGCCGATCACTTCCTACATCATTCAAGTTGTTTACag GTTCAGCGTGGGTAATGCTAACGCGATCATTTCTTGAGTATTGTATATGGGGATGGGATAACCTCCCACGCACGATCCTTATGTACTAcacaaattttgtttcttctccGGAAGGCTATTTTCATACTGTAATTTGCAACAACGAGGAATATCGGCACACCGCAATAAGTCACGATCTCCACTACATTGCTTGGGACAGACCACCTAAGCAGCATCCCATCTCTTTATCAATGAAGGACTTTGACAAAATGGTAAAGAGCAACGCTCCCTTTGCTCGAAAGTTTGCAAAGGATGACCCAGTGTTGGACAAAATTGATAAAGAGCTTCTAGGTCGCACAAGCCGGTTTGCGCCTGGGGGGTGGTGCATAGGCAGCCCTGAAGGCGGGGCTGACCCATGCTCCGTGCGTGGTAATGATTCAGTGTTTAAGCCAGGTCCTGTTTCGGAGAGGTTCCAAGAGCTGCTTCGTACACTATTATCCGAAGATTTTCAAAGAAAGCAATGTACATGA